One Pseudomonadales bacterium genomic region harbors:
- a CDS encoding ACT domain-containing protein, with translation MSTSIVLTVITNDRPGIVETLSQTLASHGGNWTESSMLSLAGKFAGILMANVPDGQVDDLIADLKSLSLTGLQIVVERTTALPRPEGAREFSLELVGQDRPGIVRDITRILAKHHINVEELDTECQDASMSGESLFIANARLLVPSTTSLSAVQDELENLANELMVDIKLEE, from the coding sequence ATGTCGACGTCCATCGTATTAACTGTGATCACCAATGACCGCCCGGGCATAGTAGAAACCTTATCGCAAACCTTGGCGTCACACGGTGGTAATTGGACAGAGAGCAGTATGCTGTCATTGGCTGGAAAGTTTGCTGGAATTTTGATGGCAAATGTACCGGATGGCCAAGTGGATGATTTGATTGCTGACCTAAAATCATTGAGCTTAACCGGACTGCAGATTGTGGTGGAGCGAACTACGGCGTTACCACGACCTGAAGGTGCGCGCGAGTTTTCTCTGGAATTAGTAGGTCAGGACCGCCCTGGGATTGTGCGGGATATTACCCGGATATTGGCGAAGCATCATATTAATGTCGAAGAGTTGGACACCGAATGTCAGGATGCATCGATGTCAGGTGAGAGCCTCTTTATTGCCAATGCCCGCTTATTGGTGCCATCCACCACCTCGCTCAGTGCTGTACAAGATGAGCTGGAAAATTTGGCGAATGAGTTGATGGTGGATATCAAGCTGGAAGAATAG